The Scyliorhinus canicula chromosome 13, sScyCan1.1, whole genome shotgun sequence genome contains a region encoding:
- the LOC119976412 gene encoding uncharacterized protein LOC119976412 — protein sequence MREGFTEGALFADKHSPLLLSWISEGELYGDDLMLWEYIPARNETPPFQYDGARSDPNMDLDTEDGQAYQKPEKRQGSTGQEDIMPQPINIIQIVGSSALLEPMKDISTLKITWQYLGPQTEQLILQHTSYSNIVAFNSYFERRVKFDMESGSLLLKNLEVVNSGLYYMSAIQPLQNEILRKHTYFHVEVQEKLRSPQIIQEPIYILDHVTLSCIVQTVHVSSMIWQKDKEPLRSTRMRLEFDNTTLLIGSMNVMDCGMYTCIVKNEVSTNSNSHFLTADVLLFILICTVLTSIVAFVSGLTTFIAAVIIIVTLKKTQDPGRQQELTTIFVIFQVVSIISLLIACLLSVFELGFVLWCQITAGFGCFLSLVVIIYISILFLGLNTEEFQSFLSKKSKFKE from the exons ATGAGGGAGG GTTTCACAGAAGGAGCGCTGTTTGCCGACAAACATTCTCCTTTGCTGTTGTCTTGGATTTCAGAAGGAGAGCTTTACGGCGATGATTTGATGCTGTGGGAATACATTCCGGCAAGGAATGAGACACCACCTTTCCAATATGATGGGGCGAGATCAGATCCTAACATGGATCTGGACACAGAGGATGGGCAAGCTTATCAGAAACCAGAAAAGCGACAGGGGTCAACTG GACAAGAAGACATTATGCCTCAGCCAATCAACATAATCCAAATTGTCGGTTCCTCTGCCCTGCTGGAACCCATGAAGGACATATCTACCCTGAAGATCACTTGGCAGTACCTGGGGCCACAAACTGAACAGCTCATTCTTCAGCACACGTCCTACAGTAATATTGTGGCCTTCAATTCCTATTTTGAACGGCGTGTGAAGTTTGATATGGAGTCTGGGTCTCTCTTACTGAAGAACTTAGAAGTGGTCAACAGCGGTCTCTATTACATGAGTGCAATCCAGCCTTTGCAGAACGAGATTCTGCGTAAACATACCTACTTTCATGTGGAGGTACAAG AAAAATTGCGATCGCCGCAGATCATTCAGGAACCTATCTATATATTGGATCATGTTACACTCAGCTGCATTGTACAAACGGTACACGTGAGCAGCATGATTTGGCAAAAAGATAAGGAACCTTTGCGCAGCACACGTATGCGGCTGGAGTTTGATAACACCACCCTCTTAATCGGAAGCATGAATGTAATGGATTGTGGAATGTATACCTGCATCGTAAAAAACGAGGTCAGCACAAACAGCAACTCGCATTTCCTCACAGCAGACG TGCTTCTCTTCATTCTTATCTGTACTGTATTGACGTCCATCGTTGCTTTTGTCAGCGGTTTGACCACCTTCATAGCAGCAGTGATCATAATCGTTACCTTAAAGAAAACCCAAG ATCCCGGCCGGCAGCAGGAACTAACCACCATTTTTGTGATCTTTCAAGTTGTGTCCATCATCAGCCTGTTGATTGCCTGTCTTCTGTCTGTGTTCGAGTTGG GCTTCGTCCTATGGTGCCAAATCACCGCAGGCTTTGGATGCTTCCTGAGTTTAGTAGTGATCATCTACATTTCCATCCTCTTTCTCGGTCTGAATACTGAAGAGTTCCAATCATTTTTATCAAAGAAGAGTAAGTTTAAAGAGTAA